The following proteins come from a genomic window of Paenibacillus swuensis:
- a CDS encoding NADH-quinone oxidoreductase subunit J, with protein sequence MMSGEFMVFTFIAVCVITGAVLMVSLDKVVHSVVALAFTFIGLAGLYLLLSAEFVAFVQILIYAGAITILMIFGIMMTKHSEDGKEPHRPWHQALLFIGVVALFGILFFAIRDAVFPASEALQAGEDHVLEIGKLLYTEQVLPFELVSVLLTVAFIGAIVLAKREEE encoded by the coding sequence ATGATGTCCGGCGAATTTATGGTCTTTACGTTCATCGCGGTTTGCGTGATTACAGGTGCGGTGCTGATGGTCAGCTTGGATAAAGTCGTACACTCGGTGGTCGCATTGGCGTTTACCTTTATCGGGTTGGCGGGTTTGTATCTGCTGCTTTCCGCGGAGTTTGTGGCGTTTGTGCAAATCCTGATCTATGCCGGAGCGATTACGATTCTGATGATCTTTGGCATTATGATGACGAAGCATAGCGAAGACGGCAAGGAACCGCACCGTCCGTGGCATCAAGCGCTGCTGTTCATCGGAGTTGTCGCGCTGTTCGGCATCTTGTTCTTCGCGATTCGGGATGCTGTATTTCCGGCAAGCGAGGCGCTTCAGGCAGGAGAAGATCATGTGCTCGAGATCGGCAAGCTTCTTTATACGGAGCAAGTGCTGCCGTTCGAATTGGTGTCGGTGCTGCTGACAGTAGCGTTCATCGGGGCGATTGTTCTGGCCAAAAGGGAGGAGGAGTAA
- the nuoI gene encoding NADH-quinone oxidoreductase subunit NuoI: MKGIMKGMGVTFKAMTQKKVTHMYPDVPLQMPDRFRGIQYFDPEKCIVCNQCARICPTDCITLTGKANPDPEKKGKVIDTYDINFEICILCDLCTEVCPTEAIVMTNNFELSAYSRDDLFKNMAWLSENDQFIRKENNSALPKGGAKST, encoded by the coding sequence ATGAAGGGTATTATGAAAGGCATGGGCGTCACATTCAAAGCCATGACCCAGAAGAAAGTCACACACATGTACCCTGACGTGCCGCTGCAGATGCCGGACCGGTTCCGGGGTATTCAATATTTTGATCCGGAGAAATGTATCGTCTGCAATCAATGTGCGCGAATATGTCCGACCGATTGTATCACCTTGACAGGAAAAGCGAATCCCGACCCCGAGAAGAAGGGCAAGGTCATTGACACGTATGATATTAATTTTGAAATATGCATCTTATGCGATCTGTGCACTGAGGTATGTCCGACAGAGGCGATTGTAATGACGAATAACTTCGAGTTAAGCGCGTACAGCCGGGATGATCTGTTCAAAAATATGGCGTGGCTCAGCGAAAACGATCAGTTCATCCGTAAGGAGAATAATTCAGCGCTCCCGAAGGGAGGGGCCAAGTCAACATGA
- the nuoK gene encoding NADH-quinone oxidoreductase subunit NuoK yields the protein MTGMLASYLILAAVLFCLGLYGALSKSNAVIVLLSVELMLNAVNLNLIAFAKYGVGPSLTGQIFSLFTMAVAAAEVAVGIAILIALYRRKGTVDVTEMDEMKH from the coding sequence ATGACCGGTATGCTTGCCTCCTACCTCATCCTGGCTGCTGTATTGTTCTGCCTGGGGCTATACGGGGCGTTATCCAAGTCCAATGCCGTCATCGTTCTGCTTTCGGTGGAATTAATGTTGAACGCCGTAAACCTGAACCTGATCGCCTTTGCCAAATACGGTGTCGGTCCGTCGCTCACGGGGCAGATCTTCTCTTTATTCACGATGGCTGTGGCCGCCGCGGAGGTTGCCGTGGGCATAGCCATTCTTATCGCGCTGTATCGCCGCAAAGGCACGGTGGATGTGACGGAAATGGACGAAATGAAGCATTGA